A window from Bufo bufo chromosome 1, aBufBuf1.1, whole genome shotgun sequence encodes these proteins:
- the GPR19 gene encoding probable G-protein coupled receptor 19, which yields MVFAHGMDVQRPRLILPTLLYPMPNNSLTTCPMSAGEPWIPGLYKDSTMGQRNITGPVQLLFPGEVATAGLIFGIIWILSVFGNALVCLVIHRSRRTQSTTNYFVVSLACADLLLSLGSAPFTLLQITSGRWALGSAMCKLARYFHYLTPGVQIYVLLSICLDRFYTILYPLSFKVSREKAKRMIVASWLFDAAFVSPAFFFYDVVDGHCNFFPPPSWDGAVYGVAHLLVGFLVPSALILLFYQKVVKYIWRIGTDRLSVRRTMNIVPRTKVKTIKMFLMLNTIFLVSWLPFYVVQLWHPEESDQRQCCLAYLAVSWLSFGSSAAKPTLYSVYNANFRRGMKETFCMSSMKCYRSNAYTITTSSRMAKRNYVGICEMPIPGKTAVKESVYDSFDREAKEKKLAWPIDSNPPNTFV from the coding sequence ATGGTGTTTGCCCATGGAATGGATGTCCAGCGGCCTCGGCTCATCCTACCTACCCTCCTCTATCCGATGCCAAATAATAGTCTGACCACCTGCCCAATGTCAGCTGGAGAACCATGGATCCCAGGACTTTACAAAGACAGCACCATGGGGCAGAGGAACATTACTGGTCCAGTCCAACTTCTATTTCCTGGAGAGGTAGCAACGGCTGGTTTGATCTTTGGGATTATATGGATCCTCTCCGTGTTTGGCAACGCTTTGGTTTGTCTCGTCATTCACCGGAGCCGTCGGACCCAGTCAACAACGAATTACTTTGTGGTGTCTCTGGCATGTGCAGATTTGCTGCTTAGCCTTGGTAGCGCCCCTTTCACACTATTACAAATCACGTCTGGTCGATGGGCATTGGGCAGCGCCATGTGTAAATTGGCACGTTATTTCCACTACCTGACACCAGGAGTCCAGATCTATGTACTTCTGTCAATCTGCCTTGATCGTTTCTACACCATCTTGTATCCTCTGAGCTTTAAGGTCTCTAGGGAAAAAGCTAAAAGGATGATTGTGGCTTCGTGGCTCTTCGATGCCGCCTTTGTTTCTCCAGCGTTCTTCTTTTATGATGTTGTGGACGGACACTGCAACTTCTTCCCACCTCCGTCCTGGGATGGGGCAGTGTATGGTGTGGCCCATCTTCTGGTGGGCTTCCTTGTGCCCTCTGCTCTCATCCTCCTCTTTTACCAGAAAGTAGTGAAATATATTTGGCGCATTGGCACTGACAGGCTGAGTGTCAGACGCACCATGAACATTGTACCCAGAACCAAAGTCAAAACCATCAAAATGTTCTTGATGTTAAATACAATATTCCTGGTATCATGGTTGCCCTTCTATGTTGTGCAGTTGTGGCATCCGGAAGAGAGTGACCAGCGCCAGTGCTGCCTTGCCTATCTAGCAGTTTCCTGGCTCTCCTTCGGTTCCTCGGCTGCCAAGCCAACCCTGTACTCTGTATACAATGCCAACTTCCGACGTGGCATGAAGGAGACCTTTTGTATGTCATCCATGAAGTGTTATCGGAGCAATGCTTACACTATCACCACCAGTTCCCGCATGGCAAAAAGGAACTACGTTGGCATATGTGAAATGCCCATCCCGGGCAAAACTGCAGTCAAGGAATCGGTTTATGATTCATTTGACCGGGAAGCTAAAGAGAAAAAACTGGCTTGGCCCATCGATTCCAACCCTCCGAATACATTTGTGTGA